In Alosa sapidissima isolate fAloSap1 chromosome 11, fAloSap1.pri, whole genome shotgun sequence, a single window of DNA contains:
- the ldhd gene encoding probable D-lactate dehydrogenase, mitochondrial — translation MTLTLLRQSGRLCPALSNCSSFLQSSAFKRSYAVRSRDVEQVLFAFRSVVGDDGVSLGQAVREQHGRDESVHKCKPPDVVVFPRSVEEVSALAKICHHHRIPIIPFGTGTGLEGGVGAVKGGVCFSLRMMDQVLDLHPEDFDVTVEPGVTRKGLNSYLRDTGLWFPVDPGADASLCGMAATSASGTNAVRYGTMRENVLNLEVVLADGTIIHTAGKGRRARKTSAGYNLTNLFVGSEGTLGVLTKATLRLYGVPEGVAAAVCSFPSVQAAVDTTVQVLQAGVPIARIEFLDDVMIDACNRYNSLAYPVAPTLFLEFHGSARSLDEQVSITEELAKDSGGSDFSWADDEAKRARLWKARHDAWYAALALRPGCKAYATDVCVPLSRLPEVVVETKEDLIQNGLTGPIAGHVGDGNFHCLMVLDPNDPEEVLKVHQFTERLARRALAVDGTCTGEHGVGLGKRTLLREEVGPLALEVMQGLKATLDPKNLMNPGKVL, via the exons ATGACCTTGACTTTACTTAGGCAGTCCGGAAGACTGTGCCCCGCACTCTCAAACTGTAGCTCTTTCCTGCAGTCCAGCGCTTTCAAGAGATCATATGCCGTTAGG AGCAGAGATGTTGAACAGGTTCTCTTTGCATTCCGCTCAGTTGTCGGGGACGACGGCGTCTCATTGGGACAGGCGGTACGGGAGCAGCATGGCAGAGATGAATCAGTGCACAa ATGCAAGCCCCCTGATGTGGTGGTGTTTCCCCGAAGCGTGGAGGAGGTCAGTGCGCTGGCCAAAATCTGTCACCACCACCGCATTCCCATCATCCCCTTTGGCACAGGCACCGGACTGGAGGGAGGAGTTGGAGCCGTCAAG ggtggtgtgtgtttcaGTCTGCGGATGATGGACCAGGTGTTGGACCTGCACCCAGAGGACTTTGACGTGACAGTGGAGCCAGGTGTGACGCGGAAAGGCCTCAACTCTTACCTGCGAGACACAGGCCTGTGGTTCCCTGTGG ACCCTGGAGCAGACGCATCGCTCTGCGGTATGGCCGCCACCAGTGCATCCGGCACCAACGCTGTCCGTTACGGAACCATGCGGGAGAACGTTCTTAACCTTGAGGTGGTTCTGGCTGATGGCACCATCATCCACACAGCGGGGAAGGGCCGCCGCGCCAG GAAGACGTCTGCCGGGTACAACCTGACTAACCTGTTCGTTGGTTCGGAGGGCACTCTGGGCGTGCTGACCAAAGCCACGCTGCGACTGTACGGGGTTCCTGAGGGCGTCGCCGCCGCTGTCTGCTCCTTCCCATCCGTCCAGGCTGCCGTGGACACCACCGTACAGGTCTTGCAGGCCGGAGTGCCCATCGCACGCATCG AATTTCTGGATGATGTGATGATTGATGCGTGTAACCGCTACAACTCCCTGGCCTATCCTGTGGCGCCCACCCTCTTCCTGGAATTCCATGGCAGCGCCAGGAGCCTGGATGAGCAGGTCTCTATcacag AGGAGTTAGCGAAGGACAGCGGAGGCTCCGACTTCTCGTGGGCGGACGATGAGGCAAAGCGTGCCCGCCTGTGGAAGGCCAGACACGACGCCTGGTATGCCGCACTGGCACTCCGACCCGGCTGCAAG GCCTACGCCACAGATGTTTGTGTTCCTCTCTCCCGCTTGCCTGAGGTCGTTGTAGAGACTAAGGAAGACCTGATCCAAAATGGCCTCACAG GACCCATAGCAGGACATGTGGGAGACGGGAACTTCCACTGTCTGATGGTCCTGGACCCCAATGACCCAGAAGAGGTGCTCAAAGTTCACCAGTTCACAGAGAGACTGGCCAG acggGCTCTGGCTGTGGATGGCACGTGCACTGGTGAGCACGGTGTGGGCCTGGGGAAACGCACCCTGCTGAGGGAGGAGGTTGGCCCTCTGGCTCTGGAGGTCATGCAGGGACTCAAGGCCACACTGGACCCCAAAAACCTCATGAATCCTGGGAAGGTTCTataa